A part of Geothrix oryzae genomic DNA contains:
- the rpmA gene encoding 50S ribosomal protein L27: MAHKKGVGSSRNGRDSHSQRLGVKEFGGEVVPGGSILVRQRGTKFKAGINVGMGKDHTLFALIDGKVRFQDKGQSGRFIHIDPIEG, encoded by the coding sequence ATGGCTCATAAAAAAGGCGTCGGTTCCAGCCGCAACGGTCGTGATTCCCATTCCCAGCGCCTCGGCGTGAAGGAGTTCGGCGGCGAAGTCGTCCCCGGCGGCTCCATCCTCGTCCGCCAGCGCGGCACCAAGTTCAAGGCCGGCATCAATGTCGGCATGGGCAAGGACCACACCCTGTTCGCCCTCATCGACGGCAAGGTGCGCTTCCAGGACAAGGGCCAGAGCGGCCGCTTCATCCACATCGACCCCATCGAGGGCTGA